A genomic window from Maledivibacter sp. includes:
- a CDS encoding ATP synthase subunit C has product MKYILISSIIIVMLTIGSGMMMAYMNYEGSKPKLKKALKFNLFTFIPMMLMALIILVPDIVLAIPQGGANPSGLGFIAAALCTGLATIGAGYAVGAVGSSALGAVSEDPKILGKTLIFVGLAEGIAIYGLIISILILGRL; this is encoded by the coding sequence ATAATCATTGTGATGTTAACAATAGGTTCTGGAATGATGATGGCATATATGAATTATGAGGGATCAAAGCCAAAGCTCAAAAAGGCACTTAAGTTCAATTTATTTACCTTTATTCCAATGATGCTTATGGCTCTTATAATCCTAGTACCCGATATAGTTTTGGCTATACCCCAGGGGGGAGCAAATCCTTCGGGCTTAGGATTTATCGCAGCGGCTCTTTGTACTGGTCTTGCAACCATAGGAGCAGGCTATGCAGTTGGAGCAGTTGGTTCTTCCGCATTAGGAGCGGTATCGGAAGATCCAAAGATACTTGGAAAAACCTTGATATTTGTTGGCCTAGCCGAAGGTATAGCCATATATGGATTGATCATCTCCATATTGATACTTGGTAGATTATAG
- a CDS encoding V-type ATP synthase subunit F codes for MRSYLICDDKDTLIGMRLGGIEGVLVNTRKDILDQLKKVLSDDSVGIVIITESILLMAEDEIMKIKLEREYPLITAIPGRDVKKREDYISKYIRESIGIKI; via the coding sequence ATGAGATCCTATTTAATATGTGATGATAAGGATACCCTTATAGGAATGAGACTCGGTGGCATTGAAGGGGTTCTCGTTAATACCAGGAAGGATATATTAGATCAGCTCAAGAAAGTATTGTCCGATGATAGTGTGGGAATTGTAATCATTACGGAGAGTATATTATTGATGGCTGAAGATGAGATCATGAAAATAAAATTAGAAAGGGAATATCCATTGATTACGGCAATACCCGGTAGAGATGTGAAGAAAAGAGAAGATTATATATCTAAATATATAAGGGAGTCAATTGGAATCAAGATATGA
- a CDS encoding V-type ATP synthase subunit E family protein, protein MITVEEKLDVFTKLVLEKVQREYEEKKKEIDEKNNEIIQGHKSEISERAHKLIINITGRGEIQKNRLISRAKVEGKRIVLSKKEELLEKLIGNIEGKAVQFTYEDDYKGYIVNSLCEALENLKNKKSIILFLTDKDRDRYRELIINTVRENGFDSENTQIQSLEPGLIGGVIAIDREKTVKVDCTIKTRIEDNRNMIGRVLYDALDRK, encoded by the coding sequence ATGATTACAGTGGAAGAGAAACTCGATGTATTCACAAAATTGGTGCTTGAAAAGGTACAAAGAGAATATGAGGAAAAGAAAAAAGAAATAGATGAAAAAAATAATGAAATAATTCAGGGCCATAAATCGGAGATAAGTGAAAGGGCCCATAAATTAATTATAAATATAACTGGTAGGGGAGAAATACAAAAAAATCGTTTGATTTCAAGGGCAAAGGTTGAAGGTAAAAGGATTGTTTTAAGTAAGAAGGAAGAATTGTTGGAAAAGCTCATAGGAAATATAGAGGGAAAGGCCGTTCAATTTACATATGAAGACGACTACAAGGGTTATATTGTGAATAGTTTATGTGAAGCCCTTGAAAATTTAAAAAATAAAAAATCTATAATACTGTTTTTAACAGATAAGGACAGGGATAGATACAGGGAATTAATCATAAATACAGTAAGAGAGAATGGCTTTGACAGTGAAAACACACAGATTCAAAGCCTAGAACCTGGATTAATAGGGGGAGTAATAGCTATAGATAGGGAAAAAACAGTTAAAGTAGACTGCACCATAAAGACTAGGATAGAGGATAATAGAAATATGATTGGTAGGGTATTATATGATGCCCTGGATAGGAAATAG
- a CDS encoding V-type ATP synthase subunit A yields MIRSGIITLINGPVVRAKKMSDFKMREMVMVGNKKLIGEVISIEGDEGTIQVYEETEGLRPGERVISTGKPLSLKLGPGMLGNIFDGIERPLKKINEISGSFIAEGIGLISIDEEKKWDVKILVGEGDNLREGTIFGRVQETSLITHRLLVPPGVNGRVKWTVEDGKYNIEENLVAIEDEKGNQHDLRMYQKWSVREPRPVTERLPIDIPLITGQRVLDMFFPIAKGGTAAIPGGFGTGKTMTQHQLAKWSDADIIVYIGCGERGNEMTEVLEDFPKLIDPKTDKPIMERTILIANTSNMPVAAREASIYTGITMAEYFRDMGYHVAVMADSTSRWAEALREISGRLEEMPAEEGYPAYLPSRLAEFYERAGYVTTLNEEEASVTIIGAVSPAGGDFSEPVTENTKRYVNAFLGLDKRLAYARHYPAINWLTSYSGYIKILHHWYSENVGEDALEIRNKFMEILHKENKLQEIVQLVGEDVLPDDQRLILEISKVIKIGFLQQNAFHKVDTYVPINKQYEMLMVIDYLCTRAFEGIKKGIPISQIKDKKIFSDVTKLKYTIPNDDFRGIEALKEEIDEYYDNLLERYEG; encoded by the coding sequence ATGATTAGATCAGGAATCATAACTCTCATAAATGGTCCTGTTGTCAGAGCAAAAAAAATGTCTGATTTTAAGATGAGAGAAATGGTAATGGTAGGGAATAAGAAGCTCATAGGTGAAGTAATATCCATAGAAGGGGATGAAGGGACTATACAGGTCTATGAGGAAACCGAGGGATTAAGGCCCGGAGAAAGGGTCATATCAACGGGGAAGCCTTTATCTCTAAAGCTCGGACCGGGAATGTTAGGAAATATTTTTGATGGTATAGAAAGACCTTTAAAAAAAATAAATGAAATTTCTGGAAGTTTTATAGCAGAAGGTATAGGACTCATATCCATCGATGAAGAGAAGAAATGGGATGTAAAGATTTTAGTAGGGGAAGGGGATAACTTAAGGGAAGGAACTATTTTTGGAAGGGTTCAGGAAACATCCCTTATAACCCATAGATTACTTGTACCTCCGGGAGTGAATGGAAGGGTAAAGTGGACTGTGGAGGATGGTAAATACAATATCGAAGAAAATTTGGTAGCCATAGAAGATGAAAAGGGAAATCAACATGATCTAAGGATGTATCAGAAATGGTCTGTAAGAGAGCCGAGACCAGTCACAGAGAGACTTCCTATTGATATTCCCCTCATAACTGGGCAAAGGGTTTTGGATATGTTTTTTCCCATAGCTAAGGGTGGAACTGCCGCCATACCTGGAGGCTTTGGAACTGGTAAAACCATGACCCAGCATCAGCTTGCAAAATGGTCCGATGCAGATATCATAGTTTATATAGGCTGTGGTGAGCGTGGAAACGAGATGACCGAGGTTTTAGAGGATTTTCCAAAGCTTATTGATCCTAAAACCGATAAACCAATAATGGAGAGAACCATATTAATAGCTAATACCTCTAACATGCCCGTTGCCGCTAGAGAAGCCAGCATATACACGGGAATCACAATGGCGGAGTATTTTAGAGACATGGGATATCATGTCGCTGTTATGGCTGATTCCACCTCCAGATGGGCAGAGGCCCTAAGGGAGATATCGGGAAGACTTGAAGAAATGCCTGCGGAGGAAGGATATCCCGCTTATTTGCCCTCAAGACTTGCGGAGTTTTATGAAAGGGCAGGATATGTAACGACTTTGAATGAGGAAGAGGCATCGGTGACGATCATAGGTGCCGTTTCACCTGCCGGTGGAGATTTTTCTGAACCAGTAACTGAGAATACTAAAAGGTATGTGAACGCCTTTCTAGGTCTGGATAAGAGGCTTGCCTATGCCAGGCATTATCCTGCAATCAACTGGCTTACAAGTTATAGCGGATATATAAAGATACTCCATCATTGGTATAGTGAAAATGTTGGCGAGGATGCCTTGGAGATTAGGAATAAATTCATGGAGATACTTCACAAGGAAAACAAGCTCCAGGAGATTGTGCAGCTTGTGGGTGAGGATGTACTTCCCGATGATCAAAGGCTTATACTTGAGATATCAAAGGTTATAAAAATAGGTTTTCTGCAGCAAAATGCCTTTCATAAGGTGGATACCTATGTGCCCATAAATAAACAGTATGAAATGTTAATGGTTATAGATTATTTATGTACAAGGGCCTTTGAAGGTATAAAGAAGGGCATACCTATATCTCAAATAAAGGATAAAAAAATCTTTAGTGATGTAACCAAGCTAAAATACACTATTCCCAATGACGATTTTAGGGGAATAGAGGCATTGAAAGAAGAAATAGATGAGTATTATGATAATCTTTTAGAGCGGTATGAAGGATAA
- a CDS encoding V-type ATP synthase subunit B — MKKEYLRLDKIEGPLIMLSEVEDASYGEIIDIDIEDGKRKGKVIKIEEDKVVAQVFEGTAGLSTSNTSVRFTAKPFEIPLSREILGRTFNGIGYPIDNGGKIYSDNKYNVNGRPINPVARKYPRNYIQTGISSIDSLATLIRGQKLPIFSGSGMSHNELAAQIVKQAKISSDSEEEFGIVFAAIGVKHDDANYFKRSFEESGAIERVAMYLNLADDPIVERTITPRCALTAAEYLAFEEGMHILVIMTDITSYCEALREISSAREEVPSRKGYPGYLYSDLAALYERAGMMKDSKGSITLLPILTMPNDDITHPVPDLTGYITEGQIVLGRELYQNNIYPPVNILPSLSRLMKDGIGKGYTREDHPEVSNQLFASYSRVQEVRALAQIIGEDDLSDMDKKYMQFGKNFEGKFVTQDFDENRSIEESLDLGWKILGILPKEELDRLSPEMIERYYRE, encoded by the coding sequence ATGAAGAAGGAATACTTGAGATTGGATAAAATAGAAGGCCCATTGATAATGTTATCCGAGGTTGAGGATGCATCCTATGGTGAAATTATAGATATAGATATTGAGGATGGAAAAAGAAAGGGAAAGGTAATAAAGATAGAAGAGGACAAGGTGGTGGCCCAGGTTTTTGAAGGCACAGCTGGATTGTCCACAAGCAACACATCTGTGAGGTTTACGGCTAAGCCCTTTGAAATACCCCTTTCAAGGGAGATATTAGGTAGAACCTTTAATGGCATTGGATACCCCATTGATAATGGTGGAAAAATATACAGTGACAATAAATATAATGTCAATGGAAGACCTATAAATCCCGTGGCAAGGAAATATCCAAGGAACTATATACAAACGGGAATTTCTTCAATAGATAGCCTAGCCACTTTGATAAGAGGGCAGAAGCTTCCCATATTTTCTGGAAGCGGTATGTCCCATAATGAATTGGCGGCTCAAATAGTTAAGCAGGCTAAGATCAGTTCAGACAGTGAGGAAGAATTTGGGATAGTGTTTGCAGCCATAGGGGTAAAGCATGATGATGCGAACTATTTTAAAAGAAGCTTTGAGGAATCTGGAGCAATAGAAAGGGTTGCCATGTACCTAAATCTTGCCGATGATCCCATCGTTGAGAGAACAATTACTCCTAGATGTGCTTTGACAGCCGCTGAATATCTTGCCTTTGAAGAGGGAATGCATATACTTGTAATAATGACTGATATAACCAGCTATTGTGAAGCCCTTAGGGAGATTTCTTCTGCTAGAGAAGAGGTTCCCAGCAGAAAGGGGTATCCGGGATATCTTTATTCAGACCTTGCAGCATTATACGAAAGAGCGGGAATGATGAAGGATAGCAAAGGGTCCATAACATTGTTGCCTATACTCACAATGCCCAATGATGATATAACCCATCCCGTTCCCGATTTGACAGGATATATCACAGAGGGACAGATAGTTTTAGGAAGAGAACTTTATCAAAACAATATTTATCCCCCAGTAAATATATTGCCATCACTTTCTAGATTGATGAAGGATGGAATAGGTAAGGGATATACAAGGGAGGATCACCCCGAAGTATCAAACCAGCTTTTTGCATCCTATTCTAGAGTCCAAGAGGTAAGAGCCTTGGCTCAAATAATAGGTGAGGATGATTTATCGGATATGGATAAAAAGTATATGCAGTTTGGGAAAAATTTTGAGGGCAAATTTGTAACCCAAGACTTTGATGAAAATAGAAGCATAGAAGAAAGCCTTGACTTAGGGTGGAAAATACTAGGGATACTGCCCAAGGAAGAATTAGACAGATTGAGCCCAGAGATGATAGAGAGATATTATAGAGAATGA
- a CDS encoding V-type ATP synthase subunit D: MQNITPTKANLIKAKSLLDFSEKGYELLDKKRSVLVREMMGLIHRVKDVQRRITATFEEAYRALEVVNVTMGVNNVEEVSISIPKVEEYEILLKSIMGVEIPTVKFEQKVLRPYYGFFRTNPAMDIAVTKFREVKHLIYELSEIENSVYKLAMEIKKTQKRANALEKIQIPKYKNQAKFISEALEEKEREDFFRLKKVKKRM; this comes from the coding sequence ATGCAAAATATCACTCCAACTAAAGCAAACCTAATAAAAGCAAAGAGCCTTTTGGATTTTTCTGAAAAGGGATATGAGCTTTTGGATAAGAAGAGGAGTGTTTTGGTAAGGGAAATGATGGGACTTATTCATAGGGTTAAGGACGTACAAAGGAGAATAACTGCTACCTTTGAAGAGGCCTATAGAGCCCTTGAGGTAGTTAATGTGACCATGGGAGTAAATAATGTTGAAGAGGTTTCCATATCTATTCCCAAGGTTGAAGAATATGAAATACTTCTTAAAAGTATTATGGGAGTTGAGATTCCAACGGTAAAATTTGAGCAAAAAGTCCTAAGGCCCTACTATGGATTTTTTAGAACCAATCCAGCTATGGATATAGCTGTAACAAAATTTAGGGAGGTTAAGCATCTTATATATGAGTTGTCAGAGATAGAAAACTCAGTTTATAAGTTGGCTATGGAAATTAAGAAGACCCAAAAAAGGGCAAATGCATTGGAAAAGATACAAATACCTAAATATAAAAATCAAGCTAAATTTATTTCTGAGGCTTTAGAGGAAAAAGAAAGGGAGGATTTTTTTAGACTAAAAAAAGTTAAAAAAAGGATGTAA
- a CDS encoding S-layer homology domain-containing protein — MKKTNKILVVLVTVSVLLLSNTIGVLALQSFTDVTDGHWAKDYVEKMAKKGIVTGYDDATFRPSVNVSKLQTIVMIFRAVKAADKLDGVDLDSMVFKNSMVLTQYNIPSWARQAVAYALENDIIKSYDLRSFSKSDGTSENAKRIEVSVYIGKALNKYLKEDLNQNIISLGFKDKAFISVADAKYVDLLVRKGIVEGDENGNFNPNKPIMRAAAAKMLSLSYDILDDLEVKVEPEKELTTKEGKIVLVVDDNDSIVVENSNGDKNIYKFHEDANIVIDGKNSRFSNLEEKENIKVYLDEDGVVVKAEVDITLSDSEGEVYSVVKMEGYYLLTIRDKENTSRKRTYKIDSDTVVKLNDITAKPTELEKGDSISIVAEGDFIKQISAQSKTRVYEGILETGIYFSGVPKIKIKAATQKIYELEVDEDVEVRKNNRKTTLMNLVKGDIVTITTEHDKVVKIVSTSIEEDDEGVITEIILGAVNKITILNDAGEEKTYALSPDVDIDIDDDRNVEISELKIDYRVELDIESDVVTDIDAERVETSNSLSGIITKVHDDFEAITIKVTENGEIKSYTVSVDDARIMSKNGSSRDFKDLDEDDEVFIYGENKNEIFDFVADRIFIMKEN; from the coding sequence ATGAAAAAGACAAACAAAATACTAGTTGTATTAGTAACCGTATCTGTATTACTTTTATCCAACACAATAGGAGTACTAGCACTTCAAAGTTTTACTGATGTCACAGATGGACATTGGGCAAAGGATTATGTAGAAAAGATGGCAAAGAAGGGAATAGTAACGGGATATGATGATGCTACCTTTAGACCGTCGGTGAATGTTAGTAAGTTACAAACCATTGTTATGATATTTAGAGCAGTAAAGGCTGCGGATAAATTAGATGGTGTGGATTTAGATAGCATGGTATTTAAAAATAGTATGGTTTTAACTCAATATAATATACCTTCATGGGCAAGACAGGCAGTGGCTTATGCCCTAGAAAACGATATAATCAAGTCATATGACCTTAGAAGCTTTTCAAAGTCCGATGGGACTTCAGAAAATGCTAAAAGAATTGAGGTATCTGTATATATAGGTAAGGCATTGAATAAATATTTAAAGGAAGACTTGAACCAGAACATTATATCCCTTGGATTTAAGGATAAAGCATTTATTTCAGTTGCGGATGCTAAATATGTGGATTTATTAGTGAGAAAAGGCATTGTAGAGGGTGATGAAAATGGTAATTTTAATCCAAATAAGCCTATCATGCGGGCAGCTGCAGCAAAAATGCTTTCATTGAGCTACGATATACTAGATGATTTAGAAGTAAAGGTAGAGCCAGAAAAGGAATTGACAACTAAGGAAGGTAAAATAGTACTTGTAGTCGATGATAATGATTCAATAGTAGTTGAGAATAGCAACGGGGATAAAAACATTTATAAATTCCACGAGGATGCAAATATAGTAATAGATGGGAAAAACTCTCGTTTTAGCAATCTTGAGGAAAAGGAAAATATAAAGGTATATCTTGATGAGGATGGAGTCGTAGTGAAGGCTGAAGTTGATATCACCTTATCGGACTCTGAAGGAGAAGTATATAGTGTAGTTAAGATGGAGGGGTATTATCTATTAACCATCAGGGACAAAGAAAATACCAGTAGAAAAAGAACCTATAAGATTGATAGTGACACAGTTGTAAAGCTTAATGATATAACGGCAAAGCCTACGGAGCTTGAAAAGGGAGATTCAATATCTATCGTTGCTGAGGGTGATTTTATAAAGCAAATAAGTGCCCAATCTAAGACGAGGGTATATGAAGGTATACTTGAAACAGGTATTTATTTCAGTGGAGTTCCTAAGATAAAGATAAAAGCTGCCACTCAAAAGATATATGAGCTTGAGGTAGATGAAGATGTAGAGGTTAGAAAAAACAATAGGAAGACAACCTTGATGAACTTAGTGAAGGGTGATATAGTAACTATAACCACTGAGCATGATAAGGTGGTTAAGATAGTTTCTACTAGTATTGAAGAAGACGATGAGGGTGTAATAACTGAAATAATATTAGGTGCTGTAAACAAGATCACAATTCTAAATGATGCTGGAGAAGAGAAAACATATGCCCTTTCCCCAGATGTAGACATAGATATTGATGATGATAGAAATGTCGAAATTAGTGAATTGAAGATTGATTATAGAGTTGAATTAGATATAGAGAGTGATGTGGTAACGGATATTGATGCAGAAAGGGTGGAAACTAGCAATTCACTGTCAGGGATAATAACAAAAGTACATGATGATTTCGAGGCAATAACAATAAAGGTCACTGAAAATGGTGAGATAAAGAGTTATACGGTTTCCGTAGATGATGCACGTATAATGTCTAAAAATGGTAGTTCTAGAGATTTCAAAGACCTTGATGAAGATGATGAAGTATTTATTTATGGTGAAAATAAAAATGAGATTTTTGATTTTGTGGCAGATAGAATATTTATCATGAAAGAGAATTAA
- a CDS encoding 3-aminobutyryl-CoA ammonia lyase yields the protein MEKAMIRMRMSMHDAHYGGNLVDGAKMLQLFGDVATELLIRQDGDEGLFAGYESVEFNAPVYAGDYIEAVGEITKVGNSSRKMKFEARKVIIPRPDLSDSACDLLEEPIVVCRAVGTCVVPKDKQRK from the coding sequence ATGGAAAAGGCAATGATAAGAATGAGAATGAGCATGCACGATGCTCACTATGGTGGAAATTTAGTTGATGGTGCAAAGATGCTTCAGCTATTTGGTGATGTGGCTACTGAATTATTGATCAGACAGGATGGTGACGAAGGTCTATTTGCAGGTTATGAGAGTGTAGAATTTAATGCACCTGTGTATGCAGGAGATTACATCGAAGCCGTTGGGGAAATAACCAAGGTTGGAAATTCTTCAAGAAAAATGAAGTTTGAAGCTAGAAAGGTAATAATTCCAAGACCAGATTTAAGCGATTCAGCATGTGATTTACTAGAGGAACCTATAGTGGTGTGTAGGGCAGTAGGGACTTGTGTAGTGCCTAAGGATAAGCAGAGGAAATAG
- a CDS encoding 3-keto-5-aminohexanoate cleavage protein → MEKLIITAALTGAEVTKEIQPNLPVTPDEIAEAAYECYKAGASIVHVHARDNEGSPTQEYEVYKKIKEKIEEKCDIIVQPSTGGAVWHSADERLQPVELAPEMATLSCGTCNFGPDVFMNSQEYIEKFAKRMKELGVKPEIEVFERGMINNAIGLVKKGFIDSPLHFDFVLGVPGACPGTPEDLMYMLRSIPDGSTWTVAGIGKDELPLAVMAIILGGNVRVGFEDNVYYSKGILAESNAQLVERIVRIAKEMGREVATPNEAREILGIKKK, encoded by the coding sequence ATGGAAAAATTGATTATTACTGCTGCTTTAACTGGGGCAGAGGTAACTAAGGAAATACAGCCAAATCTTCCGGTGACTCCTGATGAGATTGCTGAGGCCGCTTATGAATGCTACAAGGCAGGAGCTTCCATAGTACATGTTCATGCTAGGGATAACGAAGGCAGTCCTACTCAAGAATATGAGGTTTATAAGAAAATCAAGGAAAAGATCGAAGAAAAGTGTGATATAATAGTTCAGCCTTCCACTGGAGGAGCTGTATGGCATTCAGCCGATGAAAGGTTACAGCCCGTTGAGCTGGCTCCAGAAATGGCGACTCTTAGCTGTGGAACATGTAATTTTGGACCCGATGTGTTCATGAACTCCCAGGAGTATATTGAAAAGTTTGCTAAGAGAATGAAGGAGCTTGGAGTAAAGCCGGAGATAGAAGTATTTGAAAGAGGAATGATAAATAATGCCATAGGATTAGTTAAAAAGGGTTTTATTGATTCTCCCTTACACTTTGATTTTGTCCTTGGAGTACCGGGAGCTTGTCCAGGAACCCCAGAGGATTTGATGTATATGTTAAGAAGCATACCCGATGGTTCTACTTGGACGGTTGCGGGAATAGGCAAGGATGAGCTTCCCCTCGCCGTTATGGCTATTATCCTTGGTGGAAATGTAAGGGTCGGTTTTGAGGATAATGTTTATTATTCAAAGGGTATATTGGCTGAGTCGAATGCTCAGTTGGTAGAAAGAATAGTACGAATTGCTAAAGAAATGGGAAGAGAAGTAGCCACTCCTAATGAAGCAAGGGAGATATTGGGTATAAAGAAGAAATAG
- the fsa gene encoding fructose-6-phosphate aldolase — MKLFIDTANIDEIREISEWGVLAGATTNPSLIAKAGRDLKEVINEIVTIVDGPISAEVVAENAEDMIQDGEALASMHENIVIKIPMTEEGLKAIKGLSKKGIKTNCTLIFSANQALLAARAGASFVSPFVGRMDDIGNAGMTLISEVAQIFDIHGIDTEIIAASIRHPMHVTESALQGAHISTVPYKVFKQMLKHPLTDIGIEKFNSDSEKSNK; from the coding sequence ATGAAGCTTTTTATTGATACTGCAAATATTGATGAAATAAGGGAAATTAGTGAATGGGGAGTATTGGCAGGGGCTACTACAAATCCATCCCTTATAGCTAAGGCAGGAAGAGATTTAAAGGAAGTAATAAATGAGATAGTTACCATAGTAGATGGGCCAATAAGTGCAGAGGTAGTTGCAGAAAATGCGGAGGATATGATTCAAGATGGAGAAGCCTTGGCAAGTATGCATGAAAATATTGTTATAAAGATTCCTATGACGGAAGAGGGTCTGAAGGCTATAAAGGGTTTGAGTAAAAAAGGTATAAAGACAAATTGCACCTTGATATTTTCAGCAAATCAAGCTTTACTTGCGGCTAGGGCTGGGGCAAGCTTTGTAAGTCCTTTTGTGGGTAGAATGGATGATATAGGTAATGCCGGCATGACGCTTATTAGCGAAGTAGCACAGATTTTTGATATCCATGGAATAGACACAGAGATCATCGCTGCAAGCATAAGGCATCCAATGCATGTAACGGAGTCGGCCCTTCAGGGAGCGCATATATCAACGGTTCCATATAAAGTATTCAAACAAATGTTAAAGCATCCATTGACGGATATAGGTATAGAGAAATTTAATTCAGACTCGGAAAAATCAAATAAATAG
- a CDS encoding stalk domain-containing protein yields the protein MKRKLSILMSLFIFLSFLNINVYAVAPDDEPQVIKVKLNGKTLEFDTDPIIENDRTMVPMRTIFEHLGAKVDWHEEIQTVTGYRRYKDISDVFIKLKIGDKIAYRNGNSFTLDSPPIIRDDRTLVPVRFISQSFGFAVKWDDKNRTVLLSSDDDNVKEPKLIDDISYISKYFDPGVNVMIPEYWDSSDDSNKFGYKDDENSIQMLVNIEEFEALKGLDQFTEENKSAILDNYKDKVVFTGSDRLTINNIDVNIVYLKNSAVTPEINQVVYYFISSNYGYSVTFSYHSKSNDSQLLTMISNIINTIEVNGVISTQGEHYIEYNAFFDYGITLSSEISPTMEVHNEFDFKGTIKEDSDLEYFVITVSKKNDKSNKIESCRFKIPIMNNEFNSKLYTPFELGKHNIDIMTNESNDNNRIMQFSVLNYSAQNIRYIIPSLFVEKDDVDIVALAKEIGEGVDKKYLNDSHKAKAIFEWIYENIEYEPEAVSQSPRSAKMVLTDKKGSNEEISYLYAALLRASNIPTKIRKGKLQEAYHTWNEILINGKWIIADPTWGSGYVDDENMIKKLNLDYFNINKTIYENKFTDITTLEH from the coding sequence ATGAAAAGAAAACTATCTATATTAATGTCACTCTTTATATTCTTAAGTTTTCTAAATATAAATGTATATGCAGTTGCACCTGATGATGAACCACAGGTGATAAAGGTTAAGTTAAATGGAAAAACATTAGAATTTGATACTGACCCTATCATTGAAAATGATAGAACTATGGTTCCTATGAGAACCATATTTGAACACCTTGGAGCAAAAGTTGATTGGCATGAGGAAATACAAACAGTTACTGGATATAGAAGATATAAGGATATTTCAGATGTGTTCATAAAGCTTAAGATTGGAGACAAGATAGCATATAGAAATGGAAACAGCTTCACCTTGGATTCTCCTCCAATTATACGAGATGATAGAACCTTGGTTCCTGTGAGATTTATTTCTCAAAGCTTTGGCTTTGCCGTTAAATGGGATGATAAAAATAGGACTGTATTGTTAAGCTCCGATGATGACAATGTAAAAGAGCCTAAGTTGATAGATGATATCTCATACATATCTAAGTACTTTGACCCTGGTGTTAATGTCATGATACCTGAGTATTGGGATAGCTCTGATGATTCTAATAAATTTGGATATAAAGATGATGAAAACAGTATTCAAATGCTTGTAAATATTGAAGAGTTTGAAGCACTTAAAGGCTTAGACCAATTTACCGAAGAAAATAAGTCCGCAATTTTAGATAATTATAAGGATAAAGTTGTATTCACTGGAAGTGATAGGTTGACCATCAATAATATCGATGTGAATATTGTTTATTTGAAAAATTCTGCTGTGACTCCTGAAATAAATCAAGTTGTATACTACTTTATTTCTTCCAACTATGGTTATAGTGTAACTTTTTCATACCACTCTAAATCCAACGATAGTCAGCTTTTAACTATGATATCAAATATAATCAATACAATTGAAGTCAATGGTGTGATCAGTACTCAAGGTGAACATTATATAGAATATAATGCATTTTTCGATTATGGTATAACCCTAAGCTCCGAGATTTCTCCAACAATGGAGGTTCACAATGAATTTGACTTTAAAGGCACCATAAAAGAGGATAGTGATTTAGAATACTTTGTTATTACTGTATCTAAGAAAAATGATAAATCTAATAAAATTGAAAGTTGTCGATTCAAGATACCTATTATGAACAACGAATTTAATTCAAAGCTGTATACTCCCTTTGAACTAGGTAAGCACAATATAGATATAATGACCAATGAATCCAATGATAATAATAGGATAATGCAATTTAGTGTGCTAAATTATAGCGCCCAGAATATAAGATATATTATTCCAAGTCTATTTGTTGAAAAGGATGATGTGGATATTGTGGCTTTAGCTAAGGAAATTGGTGAAGGCGTAGACAAAAAATATCTTAATGACTCCCATAAAGCAAAGGCAATCTTTGAATGGATATATGAAAATATAGAATACGAACCAGAAGCAGTAAGCCAATCCCCTAGAAGCGCTAAAATGGTATTAACCGATAAGAAGGGAAGTAATGAAGAAATATCCTATTTATATGCTGCATTACTTAGAGCATCAAATATTCCTACTAAAATAAGAAAGGGTAAGCTTCAGGAAGCTTATCATACATGGAATGAGATATTGATCAATGGAAAATGGATTATCGCTGATCCCACTTGGGGCAGCGGATATGTAGATGATGAGAATATGATCAAAAAACTTAATCTAGATTACTTTAATATAAATAAGACTATTTATGAAAATAAATTTACGGACATAACTACACTTGAGCATTAA